In the genome of Microcoleus vaginatus PCC 9802, the window ACCGCTAATTTGTGCCAGTTGTTTTCTTTTTGCTAAATAATCGGACTGGGCCGACTCGTAGCCTAGCAAATTTACCATGACAGCGCCTGCACATTTCAGAGCCGAATTGCCTAAAGGCAGTTGACAAACTGCGCGCAAATGCTGTTCAAATTGTGAAGTTTCGCAGGCATCAATGGTAAAATGTCCCGAGTTGTGAGTGCGGGGTGCAATTTCATTGACTAACAGCTTATTATCGGCGGTTAAAAATAATTCAATGCCGAATACGCCGACAGCTTGCAAACTGTTGAGGAGAGTGCGAGCGATCGCACAAGCTTCTGTTTTCACATCTAAACTAATATCAGCAGGCGCAATCACCAGATGACAAACCTGATTTTGCTGCTGAGTTTCCACTATCGGATAAATCGCAATTTCGCCATTTGCTGATCGAGCCGCAATCACTGCCAATTCGCGATCGAACGGCACAAACTCTTCCACTAGCAAAGACTGACCTTGGAGTTTAGCACGAATTGACTCCAAACTCCCCCGATCATTAACAATAAAAGTACCTTGGCCGTCATAACCGTGGCGGCGAACTTTGACGACAAACGGAAAGTCGATCGATCCAGCATCCGAGTCTCCTTCCATCTGCACGCTGTCGGAAACCGAAATTGCCGGAAAGTCGATCGCCACCGCCTTAAACAATTCTGGGGGCAAATCCGCGCTGCCATCCCATTCCCAAAACCTCGGAGTTGGTAAACCCAAACCTTGTAAATAACAGCGCTGAACGTACTTATCCAACAAAGGAGAAAGCGACGACAAACTCGGCTGAAATAACACACCTTGCTGTTCTAGTGGCCGCAAACCATCCAAATCTACAAACTCATTTTCAAAAGTAATAACATCGCAGCCAGCCGCCAATTGAGCCGTAGCCAAAACATCATCAACAGCAGCCAAAACAACACCAGCAGCAACAGAAACTGCCGGGTCAGTAGCATGGGGAGTTTGTACTACCAATTCAATACCTAGCGCCCTAGCAGCATCCCCCATCATCGAAGCTAGCTGGCCACCGCCGACAACGCCCACCCGCTTAAATTTGGCAGACGAACTCGCAGCGGTTTGATTTGATTTCATGTGAGTAAAATTCCGCAGAGTCAACCTGCCTATCTTATCGCTATTTGCCCCCGGATGAATTACAGTAATTGAAGAGTTAAAAGCCAGAAAAGAGTTTTAATTGCAGGATTAAATCGAGGCAGAACCTAGAAAAATTGTGCAGCTAAAGTCTTTAATTATTGCACGCTCCCAGCCATAGAGAAACAGCCGTCGAACCCCACCCCTCCAGAAAAGTGCCACATCTAGCAATTCCCTAGCGCCAAGCATGGCATAATTGACAGCACTGCAAAAAGCAGATAGATAGATGCCAACACTGAAAATCAGACATTCAGGGAACAAAATTCATAGGTGAGGATACTGTGAAAGTTTTAGTTGTGGGAAACGGAGGGCGCGAGCACGCGATCGCAAAAAAACTGCTAGAATCTACGCGGATTAAACAAGTATTCTGCGTACCGGGCAACGGCGGCACAGCTACCACCCAAGGCTGTCAAAATCTGTCGCTCAACATCGACGACTTCCAAGGCATCGAACGCTTTGTGATGGTCAACAACATCGGATTAGTCATCGTCGGCCCCGAATTGCCCCTATCGCTAGGCATCGCCGACTATTTCCAACAGCGAAAAATGATGATTTTCGGCCCCACAAAAGCCGGCGCCCAAATTGAATCCAGCAAATCCTGGGCCAAAGAATTGATGCTCCAAGCAGGCATCCCCACACCCAAAGCTGCCGTATTTACCGACGCAGAAGCAGCAAAAGCATACGTTCTGGAACAAGGAACCCCAATAGTCATCAAAGCAGACGGACTCGCATCAGGCAAAGGAGTCACCGTTGCCACCACCGTCAAAATGGCTCACAGCGCCATCAACACCATTTTCCGAGGCGAATTCGGCACCGACAACATCCGAGTCGTCGTCGAAGAATTCTTAACAGGTCAAGAAGTCTCGATTCTCGCCCTCACCGACGGCATCACAGTGGAACCGTTGTTGCCGGCCCAAGACCACAAAGCTATCGGCGAAGGCGACAAGGGAGCCAACACCGGCGGTATGGGAGCCTACGCCCCAGCGCCCATTGTCACCCCGGAACTCATGGAAAGGATTCAAGAAGAAATTCTCGAACCCACCCTCGCAGCACTGCAAAAACGCAAAATCGACTACCGGGGTGTACTCTACGCAGGTTTAATGATTACCCCCGACGGAGAACCCAAAGTCTTAGAATTCAACTGCCGTTTCGGAGATCCCGAAACTCAAGCGGTTTTGTCACTGCTGGAAACTCCTTTAGAAGACTTGGTGCTCGCCTGCTGTCAGCAGCGTCTCGGTGAATATTCTATTCGCTGGAAGTCGGGGGCCTCTGTTTGCGTAGTTTTGGCTTCTGGGGGCTATCCTGGAAGTTATCAAAAAGGCAAAGTTATTACAGGTATCGAGGAAGCTGAAGCCAAAGGAGCAGAAGTGTTTCACGCCGGCACCCAGTTGAAGCAGCAGCAGTTGGTGAGCGACGGCGGCCGGGTTTTGGGCGTCACTGCGACGGGAGAAACTTTGGAACAAGCTATCTCCAAAGCTTATGCAGCGGTTGATTGTATCGAATTTGAAGGGGTCTACTGCCGTCGGGACATCGGTCGCCGAGCTCTGGGCGATAAAAATTAGGAATTGCGACATCGGCCGCCATCCCACAGCCAAGCAATCTCAATGTAGAAATGTAACAATGAAGTTTGGTATCTCTGCGGTGGCGGTAGCGGACAAGTCGCAGCAGAAAATTTGATCGGGAGCCAACGGAATTGATCTTGCTTTTAATATTGAACGGGTGAACTGGTGAAATGCTGGCCATACTAAACAAAATCGGAGAAATTATTGCCCGCTGGTGGTCGGATTTTACCCTCCAGACCCGCCTGATGGCCGCTGCTACCCTCGTAGTGTCGTTAATTATGAGTGGCCTCACATTCTGGGCCGTGAATACTATCCAGCAAGACGCCCGACTTAACGATACTCGCTACGGCCGCGACCTCGGCCTGCTGTTGGCGGCAAATGTGGCGCCGCTGATTGCCAAAAACGATCGCTCCGAAGTAGCCCGCTTTTCTCGCCAATTTTACAGCAGCACCTTCAGTGTCCGCTATATGCTTTACGCAGACGAAGCGGGGGATATTTTCCTGGGGATACCCTTTTCCGAATCCGAGGTGGAAACTTCCCTGACGCTGCGCCGCCAGATCAAACTTCCCGATAATTTTATCGCCGATATTGAGGCGAGAAATTTAACTTCTTTGCCTTTGGTGCGGCAGCACTTGACGCCAGATGGAGAAGTTACCGATGTATTTGTGCCGTTAATTCATGAAGACAAATATTTGGGAGTTTTGGCGATCGGCATTAACCCAAATCCCGCAGCAGTTATCTCTTCAAATCTGACTAGGGATGTCACTTTAGCAGTATTTGTCACTATTTGGGTGATGGTAATTTTGGGAGCTGTATTTAATGCCCTGACAATTACTCAGCCGATCAAACAATTAGTCTTCGGGGTCAAAAACATTGCCACCGGTAATTTTAAGCAGCGAGTTGACCTGCCTTTAGGGGGAGAATTGGGCGAGTTAATCGGCAGTTTTAATGAAATGGCCCAGAAACTCGAAAGTTATGAAGAACAAAATATTGAAGAGCTGACAGCAGAAAAAGCTAAGTTACAAACTTTGGTATCAACGATTGCTGATGGCGCGCTTTTATTAGACGCAAACTTGCAGGTGATTTTAGTTAATCCGACAGGGAAGCGGATTTTTGGATGGGAAGGCAAAAAGGCGATCGGAGTAAATGTCCTGAACATTTTGCCTTCGGAAGTGCAGCAGGACTTGGCTAGACCTTTGCAGGAAATAGCTGCGGGCGATCGCGAAGGCGGCGAATTTCGCATCTCGATGAGCCAACCCGTTAACCGTACAATTCGGATTGTTTTAACTACTGTCATTCTGCACAAAGCGCCAGGGGCGGAACCGCTGTGCAAAAGCTGCATCCGCCATGAGGAAGATACCTGTACCGAACCACAACACCCGGTAGCTGTAGAGTGTACTTTCTACGAGCAAACCTCGAAGCATCAAGGTTCTGGACATTACCGGGAAAGTCTCAAAGGCATTGCAATGACTGTGCAGGACATCACTCGGGAAGTAGAACTAAATGAGGCTAAAAGCAATTTTATCAGCAATGTTTCTCACGAATTGAGAACACCTTTATTTAATATCAAATCTTTTATCGAGACTCTCCACGAGTACGGAGAAGACCTTCTAGAAAGCGAGCGCAGGGAATTCCTAGAAATTGCCAATCGAGAAACCGATCGACTAACTCGTTTAGTTAACGACGTGTTAGACTTGTCGCGACTGGAATCCTGCCGAGTTTATCACTTGGAGGCTGTTGACCTCCCGCAAGCTGTGGAACAAACCCTGCGGACTTATCAGTTAAATGCTAAGGATAAAGGCATTGAATTAGAGCAAGAAGTTGACCCGTATTTGCCACCTGCTTTAGGTCATTACGATTTGTTACTGCAAGTATTTGCAAATTTAGTAGGAAATGCCTTAAAATTTACTCAGTCCGGCGGCAAGGTGGCCATTCGAGCGTATTTGCTAGAGCCGGAGGTGCCCACCCACAAAGACGGTCACTCCCTCAACCAAAACTTGTCACCGGATGCCAAACATTTTCCGGTAGTGCGGATCGAAATTTCTGATACTGGAATTGGCATAGATCCTGAAGACCAACAAGCAATATTCGAGCGCTTTTTCCGGGTAGAAAACCGAGTACACACTTTAGAAGGAACGGGATTAGGTCTTTCTATTGTCAGAAACATTATTGACAAGCACCACACTAAAATTAATTTAGTTAGCGAAGTTAATGTGGGTACGACTTTCTGGTTCGACTTGGCAGTTTATCAGCCGAAACAAACACTAGAGATGGAAAATTCTTTGCCCGTAGAAGCAACTGTGGAGAGTGAAACAAGTTCGAGTCATCTTATATCGATTCCGGTTGCACCGGAATGATTGTTGACTGTTGACTGTTGACTGTTGACTGTTGATTAGGAATCAAGAAGAAAGCAGATTAGTTAGATTGGGATTTTTTAACCGCAGATATTAGCCGAGGGACACAGATGAAGACCGATGATTTTATCTGTGTTTATCGGCTGATATTTGCGGTTCAACCTACATTCCTATTGTTTCCGGTAGATGGGGTTCTAATTACGTCAAGACTTAAGAAAGAGTCTTTCGAGCACGTTCCGATCGCTCTTCTGCGGTATCCATAACATCCGCCATTTTATCCACCATTTCCCCAGGATAATTTTCCAGTACCCGAGTAGAAAGTGAAATCCGGCCACGACTTTCATCGAGGTCAAGCACGATCGCTTTCAGGGGTTGACCGGGAGCAAACACCTTTCCAAGGTTATCAATATATTTTTGGCTAACTTGCTTGATGTGCAGCAAACCGCTAACTCCTTCCAAGTCCACAAACACGCCAAAAGGCTTGATGCTGCTGACTTTTCCTTCCACCAACTGACCAATTTGCAAATCCTTGAAGGCATTCGATTGAGTGGCCATCCGCTGGGAAAGTACGAGTTTTTCTCGTTCGCGATCGACCTCCAAAAAATTAACGCTCAAAGATTGACCGATCAGCGATTCTAGGTTATCGCGTTCCACTAAGTGCGATCGGGGAATAAAACCGCGCATTCCCTGAACATCTACTGTCACGCCGCCCTTATTTGCCCCAGAAACCCGCACCTGAAGAACTTTACCGGTTTCCTGCAAATCAATTAAATCTTCCCAAGCTTGCTGAATTTGTAACTGCCGCAGAGACAAGGTAACTTGGCCATCTGCATCTTGTTCGCGGATAATCAAAAAGTCCCGTTCCTCGTCCAGCGGAACCACTTCCGACAAATCCGTTACTGTTCTCAAAGCAGCCTCTTCGATCGGCAAAAAAGCCGAAGACTTGCCGCCGATATCAACATACGCGCCGTTTGAGTCGTACTCGAACACTTTGCCGCGCACTACTTGTCCCTTCTGGAACTCATAATTGTGCTGTTCGAGGGCTTTAGCAAAATCATCCATTGAAAAGGATGCTTTTGCGCTTTGAGAACCTGTAGATTTGGAATTCATGTCAGTTTAGTTGTCAGTTGTCAGTAATTTAGTTGGCAGTCGTCAGTAGAAAAAATTTTCCCACTCTCCCCATCTCCCTATCTCCCCATCTCCCACTCTCTAAGCTGGTTGAAGTTGCTGATGAAATAGCTGCTTCACCTGCACCCACGAGTCGGCTGCTGCCGTAGCGTCGTAACTGCCGCGGTGGTCGCAGAAGAAGCCGTGATCGGCATTGTAGCGGAAAATTTGGTGAGAAATACTGTGTTTTTGCAATTCTGCGGCGATTTGGTCAACTTGTTCTAAGGGAATGCTGGGGTCTTGAGTGCCAAAAAAGGCGTAGAGAGTGCCTTTAATGTCTGCTGTGCGGGCGATGGTGGGGGTTCCGCCGCCGGGGGTTTGGGTGGCGATACCGGCGCCGTAGAACGAGGCTGTAGCCTTGATTTCGGGCAAAGTAGCTGCGAGGTAGGCGACGTGTCCTCCAAAGCAGAAACCGATGCAGCCAAAACCTTCTGGTTTGACAGAGGGTAGAGTTTTGAGGTAATCGATGGTGGCTTGGATATCGCCGAGAAGTTCGGAAGCTGTGGTTTTTTCTTTGTATTCTCTGCCGATTTGGATGGCTTCGGGTGTGTAGCCGGTTTCAAAGCCGGGGGCTTGACGCTGGTAAATGGCTGGGGCGATCGCCACATATCCTTCTTTTGCTATTCTTTCAGTAACTTCACGGATGTGCGAGTTGACGCCAAAGATTTCTTGAATTACGATAACTGCGGGAAATTGTCCTGGGGAGGCTGGCTGGGCTAGGTATGCAGCTATTTGCAAATCCCCGTTAGGAACTGTGATGTTTTTGGTGCTAATTTCGGCTTTTGTCATAGGTAGTTTTAAGGTAAATGCCACTCTACTGATTTTAAGTTAATTTGGGGAATTTTCAGGCAATTCGCCAATAATATTTTTCGGAACCGCGAAGCGCAAATACCGCAAATATGGCATATAAAAATTCGCTATTTATTGAAAATTTAGGTTTTTCTGAATAAGTGGGGGTCGATCGCTACTAGCAATTAATTGGGGTTAAATCCCAGTAACATATAAGTTTTGGTCTGGTATTTGCTCAAATATAGATTTTGACAAACCTAGGGTTGAGAATATTTTATCGGGCTAGTTCGTGAGATTTTTTAGATAAGTGTCTAACTCGATTAGCTGTTAAATATGAGCTAATTTTTTTACTATATGGGAGTATTTTTTAATTTTTTTTGCTTTTTGGTGGGCGGAATGGTTGTGTGTTTTTTGCTAATTTTAAGTAGTCTTTTAGGGCTATATTGCGGTAGGTTGTTTGTTTTTCCTTGAGCTTCCCTTTATGGGCAGTGGATGTAGTACAGTGTGTTTGAGTGTGCTGAATTGAGTGAGACTGAGTATGGTAATTTACGATCGCCCTTGAAGAAAGTCATGCAACCAGTTGAGGAGATTGATGCAGGCTAGGACTCAAGTCTAAGTTACGATCGCCACGCCGAACAAAGTCATCTAACTAACCCTTCTAGAACGCAGTAGACCTGTGCTCAGGCCGGAAAATACCTATTTCCCCATCTAGGGCTTGAAACGTCGAAACTACAAAATAATTGGCTCAAAAATAGACTTCTCCTCTCTCTTTTTATCTCCTCCCATAACCTCAAGCAATCGATCGACTACACGCCTCCAAGTAAAATTTTCAGCCACAAAAGCCGGGCCCGCAACCCTCGCTTTCGCAGCGATTCCAGGCTGTTCGATCGCCCCTTGCATCAAATCAGTCAAATGTTCCCACTCAGGAGCTAAGATAAATAAGGTTTCCCCGTCACTCACCACAGCCGTAAATTTACTTTCGATCCGCTGTGCAAAGTTCGATCGCGTAAAATCATCCGTAGGGCCGCCCGCAGTGCAAATAACCGGCAAACCACAAGCTGCAGCTTCCAACACCGGCAGATTAAAACCTTCTGCCAAATAGGGAGAAACATAAACATCTGCTGCTTGGTAAAACTCTGCTATTTGAGCAAAAGATAGCTGGCTACCAGTATAAATTAATCTTGGTAAAACCCTCGCTCTTTCCGCATCGTTGAGCACAACTCGGCAGGCTTCAGCAATCTCGTCTCTCGACGGATAAAGCAGTTCTGAACCTTTTAAAACTAATCTCGCATCTGGATATTTGTCAACTACCGCAGCGAAGGCTTTTAATAAAGGGCGAATACCTTTGCGATCCGTTTGCCCTCCAATGTTTAAAAATATAAAATAGTTTGACCAGCCGAAGCTTTGGCGCAGCGATTGACGCCGATCGCCCGCAGCAGGATAATAAATCTGAGGATCGACTCCCAAAGGTACAACGGCAATGCGATCGGCCTCAACTCCGCTGCGAATTAAGCCGGCTTTTGACCAAGCTGAAGGTGTAATAATTTTCGTTTCTGAGTTAACGGGGGTGTGGGCGATCGACTTAACACCCATCGCCTGTAATACTGAACTGGTAACAATCCCCCATTCTGTGGCTGCAAATACCCAAGTTTGAGCGCTGCTGGATGCCGAGAAGTCCCACGGGCAGTACATTCGCAGGGTAACATCGGCTGACTGATTTACCGCAGGGCTCTTAATGCTGCGAAGTAATGTTTCATTTGGGCGATCGAACAAACTAATTTTCGTCTCCCAAGCTGCGTCAATGTAAGGCATATCGCGGTGGAAAAGCTCAATTTGGCTTCGCGGGCGATCGAGCATTTCCAGCAGTTGAAATTGATTGGCTACGCAATAGGAATGATAAATAAAACGCCAGCCTTCAACAATAATCTGCAATTCAAAACTCCCGCTTTTGGAATTAAAAATTTAACTAATAATTAGAGATTGGTAATTAGTAACTAGCAAGCAGAAATTACCAATTACCGAAGAATAATTCACAATTCAGGAGCCAGAATCCAGAAGGGATTCTGTGCGACAGGATGGAGAATTGAGGTTTAAAGCCCGCGATTTTAATCGTGAATCACAAAAAATTCTTTCCGTGACCGTTACCCCTGACTTGGGGCATGGGGTATTCTGAATTCTGTTTTCTGTCTTCTGACTTCTGACTCCTGACTCCTTCTCCTCAATTACTAATTACCAATTCCTTACTTAATCACTTGCCAATCCATAATCCGCCACTGTCCCTCTTGACGGATCAAGTCGTAGCGCACCCGCAGGTTTTCATTGCGGGAAGAAACGAGCTGAGAACGATCGAACACCTCGGCTTTTTCCCCTACTTGGGCTTCTACTTGGGCGCGATCGGGATTAGTCGGATTCGTCTTAACTCCATTAACTTGCAGCTTGTGTACATAACGCTGGTGCGCGTTGTTTCGCTGTTGAGCTTCTGCCATCAATTGCCAGCGAGACAAAGCCGGTTCTGTCAGAACTTGCTTTAATTCTTCGACAGTGTGGTTGGGGCCCAAAGCGGCTGCTTTCGCCGACAGCCAGCTTTGAACTATTTGTTCCGCTGATTCCTCAGTGATTTCTCCCGACACTGCGCCTGCCGCGCTCGGCTCTGGGGCCGCGGTCAAGGCAGGGATTTCTAGGGGCGGTTCTTCCAGGCGGACGAGGGCTTGCTCTCCTCGGAGAGAGGGACCCGATAGGGCTTGCATCGCGCTAGCCAACAGACTGAGTATTAACCACAGGAGTAACAGGCTCAGGACACCTGCGACTAGAAACAAAGCCAGCCTCTTTGGAGGCATGGACTTGACTTGGGCGGTAAGTTCTGCTGCCTTGGTGCGCGCCCGATCGGCCAAATCGCCCTTTAGCCCATTGCCGGTTGCTCCGCTGCGCCCTGAATGTTGGCGTCTGCGTTGTTTGGAAGTCGAGTCTGCAGGGTGTGGCACTGTAGCTATCGGGATAGAGACGGGGGCAACAGCGCTCGGCGCGGCCACCGTTGCCTGGGATTTAGCGCCCGAGGCTGCGGTGGAAGCCTCGCCCGATACGGGGGTCAAGGTGACGGTACTGGCTCCCTGCTTGGCTGTGGGTGGCTGTGCGGGTATGGCAGCGGGCGATCGGCCTGCTGTCGGTTGCAGTCGCCCTGGGAGCTTGCCGGAGCGGGGCTGCACGACGACCCATTCGTTGGCGGTTTCTGCGTCCTGCGGCAAAGCTTCTAGGTAAGCTTGTACTTTCGGGTCGGCAAAGTAGTCTTTCAAGGACACTGACTCGTTGGCCAAGTCGCGGAAGTGGGGAAACACTTCTTCTTGTAGCCAGTGTTCGGCGTACAAGCACAGTCCGGGCAACAAGTCGGGTGAATCTTGGGAATGTTCGCGAATGAAGGCCAGGGGTTCTTTTTCCGAACTGAGTTCGAGGGCTCTGCTGGCTTCTTCTGTCTGGCCCAGCAGCAGGGAACAGACGGCTTTTTCCAGGTGAACGTCTTGGCGACGACCGAGCTGCATCAGCATCAGCTTGGCGCGACGGATCATTGATGGCTGTCTGGCGGCAAATCCTTGGGCTAACAGGGTGTAGACCGAGAGGTAAGTGGCGACTGCAGAGGGGCGGCCGGCTTCGGCTTCAAAGAGCGCCTGCTGCTCGCTGCTGGTTAGGTGTTTACGCATTTGCTGCACGAACCGGAGGAAATCTTCTATTCCTAAACCCGATCGATCATCTCCCGAACCGTCGATACCGCCTCGTTCTTGAAGCATTTCTCGCAGGATTTGCAGTCCCCGGCGACGCTCGGCGACTTTTTCTTCAGGGAGTGATAATAGCTCTAAAATGTTGTACGGACGGAGTTTGTATATATCGGCTTGCATTTCACCCCTCACGCTTGCAAATAGGCTTTCGCGCAGCAGCAATTCTTGACCTGCTTCTAATGATTTTGCGGCATTTTCGTACTGACCTTGCTGCCACTGTTCGCGGCCGAGTTCTAGACAGGCAAGGCTGACGGTTAAAACTATATCTGGCCTCACGAGCTGAGGGTCGCCGAAACGACCTTCTGCGATCGCGATGCTGCCATTGTTAAGATACGGGCGACCCAGCTTCTGTACGAGTTCGTATTCCCCCAGTTCTTGCAGTATGAGCAGGGCTCCTACGAATTGGTTGTCATCGATTTCAATACTTGGAGTGTGGGGGTCGGGAGCTGCCTCTAAAGCCTTGGACTCTGGCGGAGCGGTTTCTCCTGTGTCTTGCAGGAAGGTGGCCGTGCCGGCTGAGGTTTTTGACCTCTGGTGCTTGGCTTCCTGTGCGGCTTCCGACTCTCGATCGTAAGTTTTGGCTAAAAAACTGGCATCGTAAGCTTTGCGCCCCTCTGAGTCTGACAGAACGGCGCAGGCTTCATCGAGCAGTTGTTTGCGGGCGACGATCGCAACTTCGGAATACTCCCTGCGCGGAAGTTGTAAAGTTCGATCGCGGTGAGCCTGCTGCAACTGTTCGGCAGTAGCTTGAATCGGTAGACCCAAAATCCGGTAGTAATCTAGTGGAATTAACATAAGTTAAAGAACTGTCCACTTCCCCAAAGCGCTAGCAACTGAATTAGCCTATCTTAAGTGACATACTCCCGCAAACCAAATCAAAAATTCTGGTGTTGGCTTCCAACCGCCCCATTGACGGTATGTTGGACTTGCCGTAGAGATACTCTGATTTTTTTCCCTCTACAGCGTTGTACAGTGAGGAAAATGCAAAGGCCCACTTCCCGTCAGCTAAATGAGTTGTTTGACTCTTGAGCATTTTCGGGGTTGAGAGTAATGGAATTATATCATTCGTTTGCATGGGGTTTAGATGGGAGTTGGCTCTCCGAGTCCCGGCAATCCGCCCCGCCTGCCAAACTCATTTTAACAATTGGTGAACTGTTGCACAGAAAACGTTTGATCGTTTTCTGGTGCGGTTGTGTCCCATCTGGGTTTAAATTTAGATGTCTAGGAAGCCGATCGTCGGGTATTAATTATTTATGGTTCAGGAACGGACTTTACCAGTTTTTGACGCGCAAAGCGTAAACATTTCTCGGGATGAGGGCTTGATGCTCTACGAGGATATGGTCTTGGGGCGCTATTTTGAGGACAAGTGTGCTGAGATGTACTACCGGGGCAAAATGTTTGGTTTTGTCCACTTGTACAACGGTCAGGAAGCTGTCTCTACTGGCGTGATTCGATCGATGCGCCGGGATGACACTGATTACGTCAGCAGCACCTACCGCGATCACGTTCACGCTTTGAGCGCGGGCGTGCCGGCGCGGGAGGTAATGGCGGAGTTGTTCGGGAAGGAAACTGGTTGCTCGAAGGGCCGCGGCGGTTCGATGCACATGTTTTCGGCCGAACACCGACTGTTGGGAGGTTATGCTTTTGTGGCTGAGGGGATTCCTGTAGCTACGGGGGCGGCTTTTCAATCGAAGTACCGCCGCGAAGCTTTGGGGGATGAGAGTTCCGATGGCGTGACTGCTTGTTTTTTTGGCGATGGTGCTGCAAATAACGGGCAGTTTTTTGAATGTTTGAATATGGCGGCTTTGTGGAAGTTGCCGATTATTTATGTTGTGGAAAACAACAAATGGGCGATCGGGATGGCCCACGAGCGAGCTACTTCTGATCCG includes:
- a CDS encoding phosphoribosylamine--glycine ligase, with product MKVLVVGNGGREHAIAKKLLESTRIKQVFCVPGNGGTATTQGCQNLSLNIDDFQGIERFVMVNNIGLVIVGPELPLSLGIADYFQQRKMMIFGPTKAGAQIESSKSWAKELMLQAGIPTPKAAVFTDAEAAKAYVLEQGTPIVIKADGLASGKGVTVATTVKMAHSAINTIFRGEFGTDNIRVVVEEFLTGQEVSILALTDGITVEPLLPAQDHKAIGEGDKGANTGGMGAYAPAPIVTPELMERIQEEILEPTLAALQKRKIDYRGVLYAGLMITPDGEPKVLEFNCRFGDPETQAVLSLLETPLEDLVLACCQQRLGEYSIRWKSGASVCVVLASGGYPGSYQKGKVITGIEEAEAKGAEVFHAGTQLKQQQLVSDGGRVLGVTATGETLEQAISKAYAAVDCIEFEGVYCRRDIGRRALGDKN
- a CDS encoding dienelactone hydrolase family protein; this translates as MTKAEISTKNITVPNGDLQIAAYLAQPASPGQFPAVIVIQEIFGVNSHIREVTERIAKEGYVAIAPAIYQRQAPGFETGYTPEAIQIGREYKEKTTASELLGDIQATIDYLKTLPSVKPEGFGCIGFCFGGHVAYLAATLPEIKATASFYGAGIATQTPGGGTPTIARTADIKGTLYAFFGTQDPSIPLEQVDQIAAELQKHSISHQIFRYNADHGFFCDHRGSYDATAAADSWVQVKQLFHQQLQPA
- a CDS encoding S1 RNA-binding domain-containing protein; this translates as MNSKSTGSQSAKASFSMDDFAKALEQHNYEFQKGQVVRGKVFEYDSNGAYVDIGGKSSAFLPIEEAALRTVTDLSEVVPLDEERDFLIIREQDADGQVTLSLRQLQIQQAWEDLIDLQETGKVLQVRVSGANKGGVTVDVQGMRGFIPRSHLVERDNLESLIGQSLSVNFLEVDREREKLVLSQRMATQSNAFKDLQIGQLVEGKVSSIKPFGVFVDLEGVSGLLHIKQVSQKYIDNLGKVFAPGQPLKAIVLDLDESRGRISLSTRVLENYPGEMVDKMADVMDTAEERSERARKTLS
- a CDS encoding 5-(carboxyamino)imidazole ribonucleotide synthase, whose protein sequence is MKSNQTAASSSAKFKRVGVVGGGQLASMMGDAARALGIELVVQTPHATDPAVSVAAGVVLAAVDDVLATAQLAAGCDVITFENEFVDLDGLRPLEQQGVLFQPSLSSLSPLLDKYVQRCYLQGLGLPTPRFWEWDGSADLPPELFKAVAIDFPAISVSDSVQMEGDSDAGSIDFPFVVKVRRHGYDGQGTFIVNDRGSLESIRAKLQGQSLLVEEFVPFDRELAVIAARSANGEIAIYPIVETQQQNQVCHLVIAPADISLDVKTEACAIARTLLNSLQAVGVFGIELFLTADNKLLVNEIAPRTHNSGHFTIDACETSQFEQHLRAVCQLPLGNSALKCAGAVMVNLLGYESAQSDYLAKRKQLAQISGAFVHWYGKKESRPGRKLGHVTVVLDADKVAQGRSSAEDLAQTVESIWYAT
- a CDS encoding sensor histidine kinase, with amino-acid sequence MLAILNKIGEIIARWWSDFTLQTRLMAAATLVVSLIMSGLTFWAVNTIQQDARLNDTRYGRDLGLLLAANVAPLIAKNDRSEVARFSRQFYSSTFSVRYMLYADEAGDIFLGIPFSESEVETSLTLRRQIKLPDNFIADIEARNLTSLPLVRQHLTPDGEVTDVFVPLIHEDKYLGVLAIGINPNPAAVISSNLTRDVTLAVFVTIWVMVILGAVFNALTITQPIKQLVFGVKNIATGNFKQRVDLPLGGELGELIGSFNEMAQKLESYEEQNIEELTAEKAKLQTLVSTIADGALLLDANLQVILVNPTGKRIFGWEGKKAIGVNVLNILPSEVQQDLARPLQEIAAGDREGGEFRISMSQPVNRTIRIVLTTVILHKAPGAEPLCKSCIRHEEDTCTEPQHPVAVECTFYEQTSKHQGSGHYRESLKGIAMTVQDITREVELNEAKSNFISNVSHELRTPLFNIKSFIETLHEYGEDLLESERREFLEIANRETDRLTRLVNDVLDLSRLESCRVYHLEAVDLPQAVEQTLRTYQLNAKDKGIELEQEVDPYLPPALGHYDLLLQVFANLVGNALKFTQSGGKVAIRAYLLEPEVPTHKDGHSLNQNLSPDAKHFPVVRIEISDTGIGIDPEDQQAIFERFFRVENRVHTLEGTGLGLSIVRNIIDKHHTKINLVSEVNVGTTFWFDLAVYQPKQTLEMENSLPVEATVESETSSSHLISIPVAPE
- a CDS encoding glycosyltransferase, with the translated sequence MQIIVEGWRFIYHSYCVANQFQLLEMLDRPRSQIELFHRDMPYIDAAWETKISLFDRPNETLLRSIKSPAVNQSADVTLRMYCPWDFSASSSAQTWVFAATEWGIVTSSVLQAMGVKSIAHTPVNSETKIITPSAWSKAGLIRSGVEADRIAVVPLGVDPQIYYPAAGDRRQSLRQSFGWSNYFIFLNIGGQTDRKGIRPLLKAFAAVVDKYPDARLVLKGSELLYPSRDEIAEACRVVLNDAERARVLPRLIYTGSQLSFAQIAEFYQAADVYVSPYLAEGFNLPVLEAAACGLPVICTAGGPTDDFTRSNFAQRIESKFTAVVSDGETLFILAPEWEHLTDLMQGAIEQPGIAAKARVAGPAFVAENFTWRRVVDRLLEVMGGDKKREEKSIFEPIIL